A window of Primulina tabacum isolate GXHZ01 chromosome 4, ASM2559414v2, whole genome shotgun sequence contains these coding sequences:
- the LOC142543192 gene encoding methylsterol monooxygenase 2-2-like encodes MASIVESAWMYLITHFNDFHLACLGSFFLHESVFFLSGLPFIFFERAGWLSKYKIQTKSNTPAAQEKCITKLLLYHFCVNLPVMILSYPVFRFMGMRSSLPLPSWKVISTQILFYFILEDFVFYWGHRILHTKWLYKHVHSVHHEYATPFGLTSEYAHPAEILFLGFATIVGPAITGPHLITLWLWMVLRVLETVEAHCGYHFPWSLSNFLPLYGGADFHDYHHRLLYTKSGNYSSTFVYMDWIFGTDKGYRKLKALKSDREEADLKET; translated from the exons ATGGCTTCAATCGTTGAGTCTGCTTGGATG TATCTCATTACTCATTTTAATGACTTTCATCTGGCGTGCCTCGGAAGTTTCTTTCTACATGAAAGTGTCTTTTTCTTGTCTGGACTTCCATTCATATTTTTTGAAAGAGCTGGATGGCTAAGCAAGTACAAAATTCAG ACTAAAAGTAATACCCCTGCAGCTCAGGAGAAATGTATCACTAAGCTATTGCTGTATCATTTTTGTGTCAATCTACCTGTTATGATCCTATCCTATCCTGTCTTCAGATTCATGGGGATGCGAAGCTCATTACCACTTCCCTCCTG GAAAGTTATCTCAACTCAGATATTGTTCTACTTCATCCTAGAGGATTTTGTTTTCTACTGGGGACACAGGATTTTACATACAAAATGGCTTTACAAGCATGTTCACAGTGTTCATCATGA ATATGCGACCCCATTCGGATTGACTTCTGAATATGCTCACCCGGCTGAGATTTTGTTTCTTGGGTTTGCAACAATTGTTGGTCCTGCTATAACTGGTCCTCATCTGATTACACTCTGGTTATGGATGGTGCTAAGAGTCCTTGAGACGGTTGAGGCGCATTGTGGGTACCATTTCCCATGGAGTCTCTCTAACTTCTTGCCTTTGTATGGGGG TGCCGATTTTCATGACTATCATCACCGACTACTGTACACTAAGAGCGGCAACTATTCATCAACTTTTGTTTACATGGACTG GATATTCGGTACCGACAAAGGTTACAGAAAACTAAAGGCTCTTAAGAGTGACAGAGAGGAGGCTGACCTAAAGGAAACATAA